TTAAAAGGTAAAGAATATCCACTAAAATTAGGTATAGACATAAagaacatcatcatcattatcatcgtactcagtaaatcccaccaatagcaaagcaaaggtagggtctgaggaaggtaagatgtagacagccttacctctacctgtaggaatagagaggctggttccagtgagacccccggcttgATTATAGACGTAAAAAACGAAAAGTGTAATTGATTTTAATGCGATGCGACCGTATAAACATCACCCACGATGTGTTGGATATAATGCATTATGGTAACTAGGAACACATTGCTCATCTAAATTTGATAAATCTTTCAACTGTAAAGCTAAACCATCTAAAACTTCATATATAACCTCCCCTTTAGGATGACACCGATCTTCAACCGTAAACTTAAAACTCTTCCCGTTAACTTGAACAACACTTCCGCCCGGAAACTTTTTAACCCGACTCGTTTTCATCAACCGTCTAACATCCATAACGCCATCCCAACGTCCAACCGACGCGTAAATATTCGCCATTTCTACATACGGAGCCGCAGCTTGCGGGTCCATTTCAAAAAGCTGATGAGCCGCAAGTTCACCGATTTCGACATTCTTGTGAACTTTGCACGCACTTAACAACGAGGCCCATACGCCAACATCCGGTTCCACGGGCATAGTTTTGATAAGATCGAATGCTTCGTTTATCTTCCCGCCTCGCGCGAGAAGATCGGTCATCGAAGAATAATGGTCGAGTTCTGGATTGATTCCGTACACTTTCGTCATAAGATCGAAAATCTCCCGTCCCTTTTCGATAAGACCGCCGTGATTACACGCTTGAAGAACGGCGAGAAACGTTATGTGGTTTGGCTTTATCCGTAATTCCAACATGCGACGAAAATGCGTCAACGATTGTTTGAATTCTCCGTTTAACGCGCACCCGGAAATCATCGAAGTCCATGAAACAACGGTTCGTTCACGCATGTTATAAAAGATCTCGCAAGCTTCTTTTAGGCTTCCGCATTTCGCATACATGTCTATCAACGCATTCGAAACCATTAGATTATTCGAAAATCCGTTTAAAACCGCATAGTTTTCAACCCATTTTCCGATTTCAAGTGCTCCGGTTTCTCCGCAACCACTGATTAAATTCAGTATGGTAACTAAATCCGGTTTCACGCCAGTGGCTTCCATAGAGTCAAACAAAGTCAACGCTTCGTCTAGATCGCCTTTTTCAGCGTAACCACCGATCATAGCAGTCCACGAAACACAAGTTTTGTTCATCATGTTGTCGAATATTCGTCTTGCAGTGTTAACATTGTCGCACTTCGAGTACATAGAGATTAGGGTGTTAAGTATAGTTACGTCCGAATCACAACCCGTTTTGATTCCATGACAGTGGATCAAACCACCGTGGAAAAGCGCTTCGTGTTGGTTGATTGACGAAAGCAAGTTAAGGATGGTACTCGAGTCGGGTTTAAACCCATCATAAAGCATCGATTTGTAGAAACTAACGGCTTTTAAATACTTATGAAAGTACGCGTATCCCGCTATCATAGAATTCCACGAAACGACTGTTACGAAGACCGGATTAATCCCGTGAAACACCTTTTCCGCTGAATCAAGATCTCTAACTTTGGAGTATGACGAAACCCACGTGTTGGAAACCGAAACGTTTATATCCACCCCAATCCGAATCCCGAAACAATGAACAGCCTTCAAAACCCGAACACCTTCCCTACCCTTAACCGACTGCGATACCCCAATAACCGTAACCGAATCAGGGCGAATTCCTTCAACTCTCATTTGTTTAAACAATAACAAGACTTGATCACCAACACCCAACTGAGCCAACCCCAAAAGCAACGCGTTCCAAGACGCAATGTCTCGTtcaggcattttatcaaacacttggcgggCAACAGTTACACACCCACATTTTACATAAGCATCCATCATTgctgtttgcacatacacatctGCACTAAACTCCGATTTCACAATACACCCATGAACGATTTCGGAGTAACGGATGCTACCAACTTTCCCACACGCTTTCGCGATGATCGGGAACGTTAAACGGTTGGGTTGCATACCCTTTTGCAGCATTTGTGAATACAAAACAATGGCTTTTTGATATTTAAACTGGTTTACAGCTTCTCTTAGAGTATAATTCCATTGGCTAACAGTTGGAAGATTTGAAAACTGGTGGGAAATTGAAGAAACTGTAGCCtttatcataataataataatattcaaGATCAAATCTTTCAATTCTTTAAAGATAAATGTTTACCCTAATGATAATAATGTAATAAAAACCCTAGATCAAACAACAATGAAATAAACTAATAAACTAAATCGAATAATATGCGAGTTGGGTTTCAGATGTTTTTAATATTTGGGGGATTAAATTGAAGATTTAAGTGCACATGGAATAAGGGATTGTTTAATTAATAATGGTGTTTAAAATTGGTATGGAAAGTGAGAAAGAAGAAAGGTGACAAAATTTGTTGGATAGTAAAGAATAAAGATTGCTTACCAAGAAAGATCTGACGATTGAAGGTGGAGATAATGCGTTCAGATTCGAAGATCGTAATGTAGAATGAAAAGGGACTCGATGAGATATGTGGACGTGTGTATTCATGTGTAAAGGGTATATTATTattaacattaacattaacaTATATAAATAAGAAAGTTAATTGTGCGTTGTTGTATCTTTAGCTTtgggagtttttaaaaaaaaaaattaaaatttcctttttaaccctaaagttttgatctttaacaatttaagtttaaagttttaatctttgtttcctttctAACCCTAAatttttaatctttgacaatttaagtttcaagttttaatctttggtaatttaggTGAAGGtattatttgatttttcacttctaattcaaaagtttccatcttatacaatttaacctttttgattaatttgatttttcacttctaattcaaaagtttcaatcttttgagatttaaccactttgatttttttttatttgcgtgttgtaatcttggctttggggatttttcaaagaaaaaatggttatgcatatggttgttgtaaccttggcttcgggcggatttaaaaaaaatgttttttttttacttttcacccaaagtatttcataaattacttttaacccaaaactatttgtttttttttacttttaacaccaaactttttatcttttgcaatctattatcacaactttttttactttcaactttggtcctttatagtttcaTTTtccgcaagtttttcgttttttgcttcgttctaaattttgtgacttaacacatcgcagcgtgcgtctttggtttaacgtttttacgtttcgttctaaattttgcgagttaacacgacgcaacgtgcgtttgtgggtgaacgtttttacatcgtttattttttcccgtttgacaggttcaacataacgtgcgcgtcctaaatcgacttagttataactaaagaatccccgccgcattgcggcgggtcgtaattctagtttattattattttcaaaAATTCGGTTGGTTAAAGTCTTCGTATAGGGGGTGGGATGGTCATCACTCACGACACCCAATCACGTTTTGTCATGTAATCAATCATTTttctatcactcacaacctttttttagtggcaatggtcatcactcataGCACtcaacaataaac
The sequence above is drawn from the Helianthus annuus cultivar XRQ/B chromosome 12, HanXRQr2.0-SUNRISE, whole genome shotgun sequence genome and encodes:
- the LOC118484784 gene encoding pentatricopeptide repeat-containing protein At4g19191, mitochondrial-like, coding for MIKATVSSISHQFSNLPTVSQWNYTLREAVNQFKYQKAIVLYSQMLQKGMQPNRLTFPIIAKACGKVGSIRYSEIVHGCIVKSEFSADVYVQTAMMDAYVKCGCVTVARQVFDKMPERDIASWNALLLGLAQLGVGDQVLLLFKQMRVEGIRPDSVTVIGVSQSVKGREGVRVLKAVHCFGIRIGVDINVSVSNTWVSSYSKVRDLDSAEKVFHGINPVFVTVVSWNSMIAGYAYFHKYLKAVSFYKSMLYDGFKPDSSTILNLLSSINQHEALFHGGLIHCHGIKTGCDSDVTILNTLISMYSKCDNVNTARRIFDNMMNKTCVSWTAMIGGYAEKGDLDEALTLFDSMEATGVKPDLVTILNLISGCGETGALEIGKWVENYAVLNGFSNNLMVSNALIDMYAKCGSLKEACEIFYNMRERTVVSWTSMISGCALNGEFKQSLTHFRRMLELRIKPNHITFLAVLQACNHGGLIEKGREIFDLMTKVYGINPELDHYSSMTDLLARGGKINEAFDLIKTMPVEPDVGVWASLLSACKVHKNVEIGELAAHQLFEMDPQAAAPYVEMANIYASVGRWDGVMDVRRLMKTSRVKKFPGGSVVQVNGKSFKFTVEDRCHPKGEVIYEVLDGLALQLKDLSNLDEQCVPSYHNALYPTHRG